The Curtobacterium herbarum genome contains the following window.
GGCGACACAGGCGTCCAGGACGTTCTCGCTGCCGTGGATGTTCGTGCGGAGCCCCTGCAGCGGGTGGTCGACGATGAGCTTCACACCGACCGCGGCGGCCAGGTGGAAGACCCGGTCCGAGCCGGCGACCAGTTCGGTGACGAGCTCGCGGTCGAGGATGCTGCCCTCGACGACGCGCAGCCGGTCGTGCCCGGCGACGGCGGCCAGGTTGTCGGCCCGACCGGTGGAGAAGTCGTCGAGGACGACGACCTCGTCGCCGTCGGCGAGCAGGCGTTCGACGAGGTGGCTGCCGATGAACCCGGCGCCTCCGGTGACGATGGACTTCATGGTGTTCCCTTTCAGAGGAGGATGCGGCCGGTGAGGTCCGCAGCCCGGTAGGTGGTGTCGATCACGAGCTGCTCGCCGGTGATCCAGGACAGGTCGGCGTCGCTGTGCCGGGTGTGCAGGAGGACGACGTCGGCACCGAAGGCGGCCTCGTCGACGACGTCGTCGAGGACCGTGCCGTCGTGCAGGCGGACCGAGTCGAAGCGGTGGTCGGCGAACCCGACCTCGGCACCGGCGGCGATCAGGCCCTGCAGGACCTCGAGCGCGGGGGACTCGCGGAGGTCGGCGACGTCACGCTTGTAGGCGATGCCGACGACGAGCACCCGGGCACCACGGAGGCCACGGCCGGCGTCGGAGAGGACCTCGCGGGTGCGGTCGACGACCCGACCCGGGCGGGCCGCGATCTCGGTCATCGCCTGGGTGATCATCGGCGCGGCCTGACGCTCGGCCTTGAGCTGCCAGAGCAGGTAGTGCGGGTCGCACGGGATGCAGTGACCGCCGACGCCCGGGCCCGGCATGAACGCCATGAACCCGTACGGCTTCGTCGCGGCGGCGTCGACCACGTCGGCCACGTCGATGCCCATCGTGCGGCAGATGTCCGAGAACTCGTTCGCCAGCGCGATGTTCACGGCGCGGAACGTGTTCTCGAGCAGCTTCGTCATCTCGGCTGCGGCGAGCGAGGGCACACGGTGCACCCGGGCGTAGCGGCCGAGCATCTCGTCCGCGATCACCGCGCACGCGGGCGTCGCCGCACCGAGGACCCGCGGGACGTCCTCGTGGGCGACCGCGGCGTTGCCCGGGTCGATGCGCTCCGGGCTGAACGCCACGAACACGTCCGTGCCCGGCAGCAGCCCGCGCTCGGTCAGGGGCCGCACGAGCAGGTCGTCGGTGCAGCCGACGTACGTGGTGCTCGTCAGCATGAGGAGCTGCCCGGGCACCGCGTGCTCGACGACCGTCGCCGCGGCACCGCGGAGGATCGCCAGGTCCGGCACCAGGTACTCGTCGACCGGCGTCGGCACGCACACGATCACGGCGGCGGCACGAGCGAGCATCGACGGGTCGTCGGTGAGCACGAAGTCGTCGGCCAGGAACGCCGATTCCAGCCGCACCCGGTCGTCGTCGAGCAGGTCGGCGCCGCGGGATCGGATGGTCTCCAGGCGCCGCTGCGACACGTCGAGGCCGATGACCGAGGTGCCCGAGTGGTGGTACGCCAGGGCGGTCGGCAGCCCGACGTAGCCGAGGCCGACGATCGCGACGTCGAACTCGAAGCCGCGGGTCCCGCCGGGAGCGGTG
Protein-coding sequences here:
- a CDS encoding nucleotide sugar dehydrogenase, yielding MSIAPPSPDSLSVRTSPAVPTTPTIPTSPDVSASLDASASLAVSSSLAVSSSLARSVAGPDGTTAPGGTRGFEFDVAIVGLGYVGLPTALAYHHSGTSVIGLDVSQRRLETIRSRGADLLDDDRVRLESAFLADDFVLTDDPSMLARAAAVIVCVPTPVDEYLVPDLAILRGAAATVVEHAVPGQLLMLTSTTYVGCTDDLLVRPLTERGLLPGTDVFVAFSPERIDPGNAAVAHEDVPRVLGAATPACAVIADEMLGRYARVHRVPSLAAAEMTKLLENTFRAVNIALANEFSDICRTMGIDVADVVDAAATKPYGFMAFMPGPGVGGHCIPCDPHYLLWQLKAERQAAPMITQAMTEIAARPGRVVDRTREVLSDAGRGLRGARVLVVGIAYKRDVADLRESPALEVLQGLIAAGAEVGFADHRFDSVRLHDGTVLDDVVDEAAFGADVVLLHTRHSDADLSWITGEQLVIDTTYRAADLTGRILL